TGAGTTACTTTAATAAAATATTTATAATTTCAATATTATTTTAATCTTCAACGTTATTGAAAGATTGATAGGGTGAGAGAATAATTTCCTTCACTTTTACTACGACGTGAAACTTCTAAATGCTCAATTAAACTATGATAGATTTTATGGGACTTAATGAATCTTCTCTCTAAAAGGTATTTATACTAGATTTTGAATTTTATTATGTGAAAGAATCTTGTTAACCTTTGACTACATATTGAGAAGAGCCTCTTCCTTATTTCCCCGAAAGGAAATAGCTGACGTTGAAAGTAAGAAAACGTATGAAGAAGTTTATGAAGAATCTCTACGTCTAATAACTTATTTAAAATCCTTAGGTATAGGCAGGGGAGATGTTGTTGCTATTTTAGGACTTAATACCATAAAATTTGTGGAATTAATCTACTCCATAACCTCAATGGGAGCTATTGCTTACCCTGTGAATATTAGACTTCCACCAGAACAATTATTATACACATTAAATAAGTCTCATTCAAAATTTCTTGTTTATGATAATATTTTTAAAGATTATGCAAGCTTAGTTAAGTCGAAAACTAATCTCAAAACGATATCCTTCGATGAGCTGAAATTCACTGAGGATAAAGGCAAGTCACTATGTAATGCCCATGATAATGCAGTTATACTATTCACCAGTGGAACTACTGGAGTTCCCAAAGCAGTGATGTACACTCATGAAAAGATGATTAGTGGAGCATTAGCGATATTAAATCAGTTATCATACTACAATGCGCCGGCCAAGCTAAGTCAAAATGACGTAATGTTCCCTCAGATACCCATTTATCATATCTTATCATGGGGGTCTTTGATAATAGGTCCTATGCTTGGTGCGAAATTGGTATATGGGGGAAGATTTGACCCTAAGACTGCATTAACAATTATAGAAAAGGAAAATGTAAGCTGGATCAGTGTGGTTCCCACAATGATGCAAATGCTACTGGACGCAGGTCTAAATAAAAAGGGTTTGAAGGTGTTGATTGGTGGAAGTCCAATTCCGGATGGATTAGTGAAGAAAATGAGGGAATTAGATATGCATTTTTCAGCGATATATGGGGGTACAGATATGCTAGCAGCGTCAATAACCATAGAGACTGAGTCAATATTAAGCGGAAGACTGGAACCTCATAAGGTTACTCATCCTGTGCCAATGGCAGAGTTCAAGATAAACTCTAGCTCGAGAAATGAACCTGGGGAAATCCTATTCAGAGCACCTTGGATTCCAGACGGTTACTTTGAAGATAAGGAAAAAACGTTAGAATCGTTCACTGAAGATGGATGGTTCAAAACAGGGGACATAGGTTATATTGCTGAAGATGGAGGTATAGTAATTTTAGATAGACTAAAAGATATAATAAAGAGTGGAGGAGAATGGATACCTTCCAGCATTTTAGAAGCTGCTATATCAGAACTTCCCTTTGTCTCATTGGTAGCAGTAGTTGCAAAGAAAGATGAAAAATGGGGCGAAAGGCCCGTAGCTTTCGTTAAACTATCAAAGGATACCGAAGGAGCGAAAGAGAAAATATTGGATCATCTTAAGAAACTAGCTCAAGATGGGAAAATAAATAAGTTCTGGATTCCAGATGATATAATCATTGTAGACAACATTCCCTTAACGGGAACTGGTAAAATTGACAAAAAGGCTTTAAGAAGTGGTTTAGACAAATAAGGATAATAGAGGTTTGTTAAATGCCCCTAAAAAGTATAGAAGATATCTCGTTCGCTTACGGTTTAAATCATTATTCAGTTGATAAGCCGCTAAAGGATCTTCTAAAGACCTATACTAACCTAAAGAACGATTTCACTGAGTTAGGAAAGTTTGTGGGAAGTGAGGTTTATGAATCAGCATATAGAGTAGACTTAGAGAGTCGTCCAAGATTAGTCAATTGGAGCGCAAGTGGAGAGAGAGTTGATTACGTTTGGATTGACCCATTTGAGAAATTCATATTGAATGAGCTGATAATAAAGTATGGCGTTAATAGGTATCCGTTTGATAATGGAACATGGCATGATCATTATACCGGAATTTATCTAATAGGAGATCCGGGAGTGGCATGCATTTTAACCATAACTATTCAGACAGCATATGCATTATACAAATACGGTGAAGGTGAAATTAAGGAAAGATATAAGAACTTAATAGGAGTTGGAAATAGGGTAGAGTTCGGTGCAACGTGGTTTACTGAACCTCAGGGAGGAAGTGATTTAGGAGCGAACTCTACGTTAGCTATGAAGGTCAGTGAGGGGAAATACTTATTAAGTGGGTATAAGTATTTTGCGAGTGGTGCAGGTATAGCTGATGTTTCTCTAGTTTCGGCTAAGACTGAAAAGGATAAGGAGGGAGCTAAAGGTTTATCTTTATATTTAGTTCCCAGATATAATTCAAGTGGCAAATTAAATTACTTCATCAGAAGGCTTAAGCAGAAGAGCGGAACCAATTCAGTTCC
The nucleotide sequence above comes from Sulfolobus tengchongensis. Encoded proteins:
- a CDS encoding AMP-binding protein, producing MLTFDYILRRASSLFPRKEIADVESKKTYEEVYEESLRLITYLKSLGIGRGDVVAILGLNTIKFVELIYSITSMGAIAYPVNIRLPPEQLLYTLNKSHSKFLVYDNIFKDYASLVKSKTNLKTISFDELKFTEDKGKSLCNAHDNAVILFTSGTTGVPKAVMYTHEKMISGALAILNQLSYYNAPAKLSQNDVMFPQIPIYHILSWGSLIIGPMLGAKLVYGGRFDPKTALTIIEKENVSWISVVPTMMQMLLDAGLNKKGLKVLIGGSPIPDGLVKKMRELDMHFSAIYGGTDMLAASITIETESILSGRLEPHKVTHPVPMAEFKINSSSRNEPGEILFRAPWIPDGYFEDKEKTLESFTEDGWFKTGDIGYIAEDGGIVILDRLKDIIKSGGEWIPSSILEAAISELPFVSLVAVVAKKDEKWGERPVAFVKLSKDTEGAKEKILDHLKKLAQDGKINKFWIPDDIIIVDNIPLTGTGKIDKKALRSGLDK